In Paenibacillus xylanilyticus, the genomic window CCATTTACCAGGTGTGGCAGGGGGAGGTAGAGGTATCCCGCTGGATCGTGGAGGATCCATTTCTTATTCTTGGCGTACGTCCTTACGGTGCAGGCGATCCCATGAACCGAATTCATTGGAAAGCAAGCGCACGTACAGGTGAGCTGCAGGTATACAAGCAAGGCTGGACAGCTGATCCGCAGTCCTGGATTATTGTAAATATTCAGGAGTCGGAGGATATGTGGAGTGTAGTAACCCGACCTGAGCCGATTGAGCGTGCATTGAGCTATGCGGCAACGGCTGCAGCCGATGCGATTGGCAGAGGACTTCCTGCCGGATTTGCTCACAACGGCTATCGGGTAAATGGCGGGCGTGATCCGCTTCGAATTGAACCCGATTATGGCAGCCCGCATCTGGAGCTGCTTTTGGAGGCAATGGCTGAAACCGAGCTGAAATGTATGGTTCCCATGGAACAGTTTCTGAATGATGAAGTGAAGCGCAATGAGGAAGCTCATCAAGCACGAAGCTATCTTTTGATTACATCTTACGTTTCTGCTGCCATGGAGCATGAGATTGCTCGCCTGCATGAACAGGGACACCGGGTAACCATTCTGCCTGTGGAGCCAAATCACAGCGGTACGAAGAGCAGCAAGGCGGTGAGTGCATGAGTGATTCGACCTGGGAAAGTAAATCAAGAATAGGGATGTCTCTGCTCGCGACGCTGCTGATTGGCGTTTATGTGTTTCCCTTGTTGACCCTTACTTCATTCTACGCATATGGTCATTTTCCTTATATTCTGCTGATCATCTATGCTCTGACAAGCGGCATTGGCGTGCTGCTGGGCCACAGGTTTCAAGGATTAGGAACCCGTATGTGGCTTCGGCTAGTTGGAGCTCTGCTCCTGGGGGTGGTTGTATCCCTTATCGCGGCTTGGATAATCGGATTTACGGGACCGGAATTGATCACTGCTCTTCTGTGGGGGGCTTTATCAGCCTTTGTAGGCTTGGCACCAGAACCATCGCTTCGCTCCACCTTGATGTGGAGATGGCAGATCTTCGGCGTTGTCGGGTCTATAATAGGAGGCATTTTCTCGCATTGGTTCGAGCCCTTATTCCCATTGCAGACCTATGGAGGAGCATTATATGCAGCGGGCTTCATCAGTTTTGTTGCTTGTCTCCTTAATGTCTACAGTGCACAGCTGGATAGAGCCGTATTAAATGATGGCAAGAGAAAGATTGTGCTTCGGGAATTCAACAGAGCGAATCATCAGCGGTTGATATGGATGTTGTTAATCATTGCAGGTATCGGAGCATTTCCCAGTCTAGCCGCCTGGCTTGCTCCACTGCGGGATCGTCTGCTCGCATGGATCAGAGGACTAATAGGCCCATCTTCCGATCCGCAGCTGCCCTTGACACCAGACTCTGGTATTGACCCATCTAAGCTTCCAGGCAGAGTGACAGAGCAGTCAGAACCATCTGTTTTCTGGGACATGCTGGGATGGTTCGTTCTAGGTGCTTCTGCTGCGCTGATTCTATGGCTTATCTTCAGATTGGGACGAAAGACTATAAACCGTCTTATGGAGCGATTGAGGGGGATGATGGAACCCAGGGAGCGGAGGGCCGAGCCGCGGACCGAATACATCGATATTAGTGAAACGCTGGAAACACCCGTGAGACCACGCAAACCCTGGTTCCGAAAAAAAGAAACACTTCCCTCACAGGAGGCGGAGCGGGTACGTTATTACTACAGAAAATGGATAGATCAAGCCAGACAGCAAGGCGTGGAAATTGAAGCTGCACAGACTCCGCTGGAAGCAGCAGAGAAGATCCTGCTTCATAAGTCATCTTCAGACAAGCAAGATACAGAGAGATTTTCCGACATGTTAACAAGGACATATAACGCGGTTCGTTATGGCAAAAAGGCTCCGAACCCTTCCGAAATGTCCGAGATTGATCGGAACTGGAAGTCTCGATAGAACCATTAGACCCAATAACGTGTTTATCCCTTTACTTTTCTTGTCACGTTCAAGTATCATGAGAGGAATACACAAGTTGGTCAGAAAAGGAGCAGACAAATGAAGACAAATCATTGCAAAATTGTAGATTGCACCATTCGTGATGGTGGATTGGTAAATAATTGGGACTTTAGCGTGGACTTCGTTCAACAGCTATATGCTGGATTGAATGAGGCAGGCGTTGATTATATGGAAATCGGTTATAAAAACTCGCCGAAACTGCTGAAAGGTGCCGAAGAAGCAGGACCATGGCGTTTTCTGAATGATGACTTCCTGCGCAAAGTGATCCCACAAAAAGGAAATACCAAATTGTCTGCTCTGGTTGACGTCGGACGTGTGGACGAGAATGATATTTTGCCACGCAGCGAGAGCATGCTGGATCTGATCCGTGTAGCCTGCTACAGCAAAGATGTGGACAAGGCTTTGGCCCTTGTTCAAACATTCCATGATCGTGGATATGAAACAACCTTGAACATCATGGCTTTGTCGAATGTCATGGAGAACGAATTGCTCGAAGCCTTTGAATTGATCAAAGAGAGCTCCGTAGACGTTGTGTACATCGTTGACTCTTATGGCAGCCTTGACCATAACGACGTGAAGTACCTCGTTGAAAAGTTCAAAACCCACTTGCCAAACAAACGTCTCGGTGTTCACACTCACAATAACATGCAGCTTGCATTCTCCAATACACTTGTGGCTGCAGAGCTTGGCGTTGAACTGCTCGATGCTTCCGTATATGGTATGGGCCGTGCAGCAGGTAACTGCCCGACCGAACTTCTTGTGGCGCATCTGAAGGGAACGAAATATAACTTGCGTCCGGTACTTGGCGTATTGGAACAATTGATGGTTCCTCTTCGCGAAAAAGAAGAATGGGGCTACATCCTGCCATATATGATCACAGGAGCACTCGACGAGCATCCGCGTTCGGCAATGGCCCTGCGTTCGTCAGCCGAGAAGGATAACGTTGTGGATTTCTATGATAAATTGACAACGCCTGAAGTGAATTTTGATAAATAATTTTTTCGGTAAACATCATAAAAGCAACGGTCACGTATCAGATTCCCCGCAATGCACTTGGTATGGAAAATAGTCTGATATGCTGTTGCAAACTAAAGGGACATGGACTCCAATTGGAGATCCATGTTTTTTTAGTTCTTAATACCTTGTTTTTCTACGTGGATATGAATACATATTCCTATTTTCAACTATTTTTTAGTTCACGTCCGCAGAATTAAATGTTATTATGTACCAGATAGCATGTATTGGCATGTGAATTGAACGTTGGTAAATATTTATTGTCGAATGGTGTAACAATGAAAGTTTTCAAACCTGAACGTCACAGGCGAGGGCTAAAGGTTATTCAGGATAGGTGATCCCGGGAAGGATAAACAAGGCATGAAGGCAAATTCGCAAGATCAGAGAAAAGTAAGCTTGGTCGCATTAGGCGGCTTATTATGTTTCCTCGTAAGTCAATGGTATCGTTCCTCTGTAAGCTCTGATCTAATCATATCCGGATACCCTGTGCTGACGCTACTCGGCGGATTCGTTGCAGCTGCAGCCTGTATCGGGATTTACAACCAAAGCTGGTTGTTCCAGACCCAAAAGTTAACCCTGCGCAGAATCATGATTACAACACTCTTTTTGTTGATTGGCCTGTTTGAATTAATTCATATCGTTTCATATGCAGAAGAGATGCCAAGTGGCGCCATGATGGAATCCGAATTTTCCCTCAAATTGATGACGCTGGGCTCTGTGGTCTGTGCAGTGGGTTTATTGCTTATTTATGCAGTGAGAGAAAAAGAGATTGCATTACCGCGTAAGTTCTTACTATTTAGCGGAACGCTGGGTACGTTTGTCCTGTTGTACACAGCTAGTGTTCAGGAATGGAGCTGGCTGCCGAAATTAACCCAGCAAGAAGTGTTAAGTGAAACGTTTATGAAAATTCACTTCCTGGTCGGTCTTCTTTACGGGATCACCGCATTTGTGTTGTTTTTGAAGTGGAAGAAGGGTAAAGAGGGAGATTTGCCTTCTATTCTGTGTGGGGCCCTGTGTTTCTTCTACGGAGAGTGCTACTTGATTTCTGCAACGCAGATCAGTGACTTGAATCTGTTATTTGCATTGTGGATGAATTGTCTGGGATATTTCTTTGTACAAAAAGGACTATATACAACGGTAGTGGATACACCGTTTTTGAAGCAGCAGGCTGCTGAAGCCAAAATGAACTATATTGCTCATCATGACGATGTAACGGGTCTGCCAAATCGCCGCCGCCTTTCCCAGAGACTCCAAAGATTGATGGATGAAGCCGTGAAGCAGGACGAGCTCGTCGGTGTACTCGTACTTAATATCAACCGGTTCAAAACAATTAACGACTCCCTCGGTCAGCAGGCTGCTAACCGTGTTCTTCGTCAAGTGGGGCAGCGTCTGAAGCAATCGTCTCTGCCTGGCGAAGAAGTGTATGGTCTTGGCCGGGACGAGTTCGTGGTCACGATGACAGACTTCTGGAATACAGAAAATGCTCTGCGCCGAACAAGATCGATTTTGCAGCTGTTTGAAAAGCCGGTTATGGTTGATGGCAACGACTATCATATAACGCTTGGAATTGGCATGGCCATATATCCCCATGACGGGGGATCACCCGAGGAAATCATTCAAAATGCGGATACCGCGCTTCATAACGCCAAGGAACAGGGAATCGAACTGAACCGATATGCTCATGCAATGCAGATGAAGGCACAGGAACGACTGCAGCTGGAGAATGATTTGCGCAAAGCGCTGGATCGAGGTCAGTTTTATCTTGTATATCAACCACAGATCAATATCGCAAGTGGTTTAATCGTTGGTATGGAGGCTCTGGTACGCTGGGAGCATCCACAGCGCGGCGCAATTTCACCTGCAGAGTTTATCCCATTGGCAGAAGAGAGCGGACTAATTGTACCGCTGGGCGAGTGGGTCCTTCGGGAGGCATGTGCACAGAACAAGCTATGGCAGGAAGCTGGATACCGCAAACTGTGTGTGTCTGTCAATCTCTCGATGAGACAGTTCAGACATTCCCATCTGCTGGATAACATCAACGGCATACTGAGGGAAACTGGATTGGAGCCGGATTGGCTGGAACTGGAGATTACCGAAAGTATGACATTTGACAAAGACCGTGCGTTTGAACAACTTCGCAAAATTAAAGAGATTGGTGTGCAAATCAGTATTGATGATTTTGGAACAGGATACAGTTCTCTGCATTACCTGAAGGATCTGCCGATTGATCGTCTCAAAATTGACCGTTCATTCGTGAACGAAGTCATGGAGGATCGCAATAATGCAGCGATCGTCTCCACCATTACGTCCATGGCTCATCATCTGCAATTGAAGGTGACTGCCGAAGGAGTGGAGAACGAGTCGCAGCTGGTGTTCCTTCGGGATCAGCACTGCCATGAAGCACAGGGATACTTTTTTAGTAAACCCATTGTGGCGGCAGATTTTGAAAAGCGTTTTTTACGAGATGTGGATAAACCTACAGGATAGCAATGAGACAGGAGCGGGAAGCGCTTCTGTCTTTTTCGTTTGTGACCCAACAGCAAAAAATGGGAATTAAAAGTTGCAAGGACCGGATGAACATGTTATATTAGTTTTTGTAAAAACCGTGTTAAGATTCTTAGGAACTTAACGGGACGTAGCTCAGCTTGGTAGAGCACCTGGTTTGGGACCAGGGGGTCGCATGTTCAAATCGTGTCGTCCCGATCGTCAATCGCGCGGGTGTAGTTCAATGGTAGAACTCCAGCCTTCCAAGCTGGTAGCGTGGGTTCGATTCCCATCACCCGCTTAACTTAGAAAACCTTCTTGTTCATAACAAGAGGGTTTTCTTTTTTTACTCAAAGTGATGAAAGCGCAGTATTTTCTTTCTAACATTCATTCTAAGCTTTGCAATTATCCCAGCTTCTGGTACAATAACGGAGAAATTGATACTATACATGAATGAGAGGTAACCACACGTCCCATGAAGTAAGACACATGAATTGAACCCCAGTAACTGCAGAAGAAGTATGACGCAGTCAGCCGAAGCGGCTGAGCAATGAGGGGATTCGTGTGTCCAAATTCAGCTATGGGATCAGGTGTGTGTGCTAGCCGAGAATTGGGGTTTGTGTACCTTTTCTTGGGTATTTATTTGTCACACCTGCGTGTACCTTATGCTTGTTTTTTGACGC contains:
- a CDS encoding DUF58 domain-containing protein, which translates into the protein MALLWLVIVGGIIIGLQGVWFGRPALRRLKYTREFSKLRCYAGDELEMVETIANEKRVTVPWLRLEAMMPGSFVFRSGSGMDISQGDIYQNHKSIFTLKPFTRITRKHPIICSKRGIYTLNTVTMTGGDLFGVWRSTQPIPVHLSMIVYPSLVAAEDLPAIYQVWQGEVEVSRWIVEDPFLILGVRPYGAGDPMNRIHWKASARTGELQVYKQGWTADPQSWIIVNIQESEDMWSVVTRPEPIERALSYAATAAADAIGRGLPAGFAHNGYRVNGGRDPLRIEPDYGSPHLELLLEAMAETELKCMVPMEQFLNDEVKRNEEAHQARSYLLITSYVSAAMEHEIARLHEQGHRVTILPVEPNHSGTKSSKAVSA
- a CDS encoding DUF4129 domain-containing protein, giving the protein MSDSTWESKSRIGMSLLATLLIGVYVFPLLTLTSFYAYGHFPYILLIIYALTSGIGVLLGHRFQGLGTRMWLRLVGALLLGVVVSLIAAWIIGFTGPELITALLWGALSAFVGLAPEPSLRSTLMWRWQIFGVVGSIIGGIFSHWFEPLFPLQTYGGALYAAGFISFVACLLNVYSAQLDRAVLNDGKRKIVLREFNRANHQRLIWMLLIIAGIGAFPSLAAWLAPLRDRLLAWIRGLIGPSSDPQLPLTPDSGIDPSKLPGRVTEQSEPSVFWDMLGWFVLGASAALILWLIFRLGRKTINRLMERLRGMMEPRERRAEPRTEYIDISETLETPVRPRKPWFRKKETLPSQEAERVRYYYRKWIDQARQQGVEIEAAQTPLEAAEKILLHKSSSDKQDTERFSDMLTRTYNAVRYGKKAPNPSEMSEIDRNWKSR
- a CDS encoding aldolase catalytic domain-containing protein, with translation MKTNHCKIVDCTIRDGGLVNNWDFSVDFVQQLYAGLNEAGVDYMEIGYKNSPKLLKGAEEAGPWRFLNDDFLRKVIPQKGNTKLSALVDVGRVDENDILPRSESMLDLIRVACYSKDVDKALALVQTFHDRGYETTLNIMALSNVMENELLEAFELIKESSVDVVYIVDSYGSLDHNDVKYLVEKFKTHLPNKRLGVHTHNNMQLAFSNTLVAAELGVELLDASVYGMGRAAGNCPTELLVAHLKGTKYNLRPVLGVLEQLMVPLREKEEWGYILPYMITGALDEHPRSAMALRSSAEKDNVVDFYDKLTTPEVNFDK
- a CDS encoding EAL domain-containing protein is translated as MKANSQDQRKVSLVALGGLLCFLVSQWYRSSVSSDLIISGYPVLTLLGGFVAAAACIGIYNQSWLFQTQKLTLRRIMITTLFLLIGLFELIHIVSYAEEMPSGAMMESEFSLKLMTLGSVVCAVGLLLIYAVREKEIALPRKFLLFSGTLGTFVLLYTASVQEWSWLPKLTQQEVLSETFMKIHFLVGLLYGITAFVLFLKWKKGKEGDLPSILCGALCFFYGECYLISATQISDLNLLFALWMNCLGYFFVQKGLYTTVVDTPFLKQQAAEAKMNYIAHHDDVTGLPNRRRLSQRLQRLMDEAVKQDELVGVLVLNINRFKTINDSLGQQAANRVLRQVGQRLKQSSLPGEEVYGLGRDEFVVTMTDFWNTENALRRTRSILQLFEKPVMVDGNDYHITLGIGMAIYPHDGGSPEEIIQNADTALHNAKEQGIELNRYAHAMQMKAQERLQLENDLRKALDRGQFYLVYQPQINIASGLIVGMEALVRWEHPQRGAISPAEFIPLAEESGLIVPLGEWVLREACAQNKLWQEAGYRKLCVSVNLSMRQFRHSHLLDNINGILRETGLEPDWLELEITESMTFDKDRAFEQLRKIKEIGVQISIDDFGTGYSSLHYLKDLPIDRLKIDRSFVNEVMEDRNNAAIVSTITSMAHHLQLKVTAEGVENESQLVFLRDQHCHEAQGYFFSKPIVAADFEKRFLRDVDKPTG